Proteins found in one Dermacentor silvarum isolate Dsil-2018 chromosome 8, BIME_Dsil_1.4, whole genome shotgun sequence genomic segment:
- the LOC119462666 gene encoding DNA-directed RNA polymerase III subunit RPC10-like: MIRFCPTCANMLYVDKGEDGFHFACHTCPFVYYIKSCVRTRVYPRLKDVDEVLGGASAWQNVDSTEEQCPKCGHERAYFMQIQTRSADEPMTTFYKCCSPQCGHQWKE, from the coding sequence ATGATTCGATTCTGCCCAACCTGCGCCAACATGCTTTACGTGGACAAAGGCGAGGATGGTTTCCACTTCGCCTGCCACACCTGCCCGTTCGTGTACTACATCAAGAGTTGCGTGCGCACCCGCGTCTACCCTCGCCTCAAGGACGTCGACGAGGTGCTGGGAGGCGCCTCCGCCTGGCAGAACGTCGACTCGACCGAGGAGCAGTGCCCCAAGTGCGGACACGAGCGCGCCTACTTCATGCAGATCCAGACGCGTTCAGCGGACGAACCCATGACCACGTTCTACAAGTGCTGCAGTCCGCAGTGCGGCCACCAGTGGAAGGAGTGA